Genomic window (bacterium):
CAAAATCCGGTTGTTTCTTCCCCACCCCGGAACCGTTGCCGTTTCATTCGGAATCGGTTTGTTCGCATTGCGATTTTGAAAGCATCTGCGGCGAGCGGGTACAGATTCTTACAGAGAGTAACATAACGAATGTGCAGCGTAATGTAATCGCGGGATTACAATATCGCCGACAATATGAAGCCGTTGCGACAGCGGAGGATGGCGAAAATGAATAATCCTCCCGACCTGAAAGTACGATCACTGGTAACGGCAACGCCGCCGCGCTCCCACTGGCTCTCGGCGGGTGCCGGTGCCGGTAAGACCGAGATTCTCGTTACCCGCATAGCGAATTTAATTGCCGCGGGATTCGATCCAGCAAAAATCATTGCGATTACTTTCACCGAAAAAGCAGCCGGCGATTTGAAGAAACGGGTGATGCAACGCTTGCGCAACGACGCTAAGATGTCGGCGAATGGTCTTCCCGAACAGTTCCACGGCTTGCAACAAATGTTCGTTGGGACAATTCACTCGCTTGCCCGCCGGGTCGTACGCAATGCGCCGCTAACCGCCGGCATCGAGCCGGATCCCGAAATTCTCGATGGGGTGACCGCCGATAAGCGCATTCGGCAAGCGATCCGGAGCTGGCAACGAA
Coding sequences:
- a CDS encoding UvrD-helicase domain-containing protein, with translation MNNPPDLKVRSLVTATPPRSHWLSAGAGAGKTEILVTRIANLIAAGFDPAKIIAITFTEKAAGDLKKRVMQRLRNDAKMSANGLPEQFHGLQQMFVGTIHSLARRVVRNAPLTAGIEPDPEILDGVTADKRIRQAIRSWQR